A part of Podarcis raffonei isolate rPodRaf1 chromosome 12, rPodRaf1.pri, whole genome shotgun sequence genomic DNA contains:
- the BMI1 gene encoding polycomb complex protein BMI-1: MHRTTRIKITELNPHLMCVLCGGYFIDATTIIECLHSFCKTCIVRYLETSKYCPICDVQVHKTRPLLNIRSDKTLQDIVYKLVPGLFKNEMKRRRDFYAAHPSADAANGSNEDRGEVADEDKRIITDDEIISLSIEFFDQNRLERKGNKEKEKPKEEVNDKRYLRCPAAMTVMHLRKFLRSKMDIPNTFQIDVMYEEEPLKDYYTLMDIAYIYTWRRNGPLPLKYRVRPTCKRMKIGCHQQDGLNHSGELESDSGSEKASSPAGGGPPSTSSCLLSPGTPVQSPHPQFPHISSTMNGTSGGSNHHPSFSNRARKASVNGSSATSSG; this comes from the exons ATGCATCGCACCACCCGCATCAAAATCACCGAGCTAAACCCCCACCTCATGTGCGTGCTCTGCGGAGGGTACTTCATCGATGCGACCACCATCATCGAGTGTCTGCACTCCT TTTGTAAGACGTGCATCGTGCGCTACTTGGAGACCAGCAAGTATTGCCCTATTTGCGATGTCCAAGTTCACAAAACCAGACCCCTTTTAAATATAAG ATCTGATAAAACTCTCCAAGACATTGTCTACAAGTTAGTGCCAGGCCTTTTCAAAA atgaaatgaaaagaagaagagacTTTTACGCTGCTCATCCGTCTGCTGATG CTGCCAATGGCTCTAATGAAGACAGGGGCGAAGttgcagatgaagacaaaaggatTATAACAGATGATGAGATAATAAGCTTATCCATAGAGTTCTTCGACCAAAATAG ACTGGAACGGAAAGGaaataaagagaaagagaaacccaaAGAGGAG GTGAATGACAAAAGATATTTGCGCTGCCCTGCAGCTATGACTGTAATGCATCTGAGAAAGTTTCTCAGGAGCAAAATGGACATACCCAATACTTTTcag ATCGACGTCATGTATGAAGAGGAGCCCTTGAAGGACTACTACACGCTGATGGATATTGCCTATATTTACACTTGGAGAAGG AACGGCCCCCTCCCTTTGAAGTACCGGGTGCGACCAACTTGCAAGAGGATGAAGATCGGCTGCCACCAGCAGGATGGGCTGAACCACAGCGGGGAGCTGGAAAGTGACTCTGGGAGCGAGAAGGCGAGCAGCCCCGCGGGAGGCGGCCCGCCGTCCACCTCCTCCTGCTTGCTCAGCCCCGGCACCCCGGTGCAGTCCCCGCACCCCCAGTTCCCGCACATCTCTAGTACTATGAACGGAACCAGCGGCGGCAGCAACCACCACCCCTCCTTCAGCAACAGAGCCCGGAAAGCCTCCGTCAACGGCTCTTCTGCCACGTCTTCGGGCTGA